A section of the Lynx canadensis isolate LIC74 chromosome A1, mLynCan4.pri.v2, whole genome shotgun sequence genome encodes:
- the LOC115500553 gene encoding olfactory receptor 2T8-like gives MMKTVIYFFISSLKIMKNGNTTSDFILLGLFNHTEAHLFLFAMVLTIAFASLVGNALMILLIHQDARLHTPMYFLLSQLSLMDMMLVSTIVPKMATNYLTGKMSISPAECGLQIFFLLTLGGGECFLLAAMSYDRYVAVCHPLRYPALMSWQLCLKMTVGSWVLGAADGLMQAAATLSFPFCDAHEINHFFCEAPTLVGLACADTFVFEYVMYVCCVLMLLVPFSLILISYSLILAAVLQMHSREARKKPFATCSSHLSVVGLFYGAAIFTYMQPKSYRSAHHDKVVSVFYTIFTPVLNPLIYSLRNSEVKGALRKCMGQCSALSQG, from the coding sequence ATGATGAAAACTGTcatctatttcttcatttccagtttgaaaatcatgaaaaatggGAACACCACCTCTGATTTCATTCTCCTAGGACTCTTTAACCACACAGAAGCCcatctatttctctttgcaaTGGTTCTCACAATCGCCTTCGCCTCCCTAGTGGGAAATGCCCTCATGATTCTCCTGATTCACCAAGATGCCCGGCTCCACACACCCATGTACTTCCTACTGAGCCAACTCTCCCTCATGGACATGATGCTGGTCTCTACCATTGTGCCCAAAATGGCTACTAACTACTTGACTGGAAAGATGTCCATCTCCCCTGCTGAATGCGGGTTGCAGATATTCTTCCTTCTAACTTTAGGAGGGGGTGAGTGTTTCCTCTTAGCAGCCATGTCCTATGACCGGTATGTGGCTGTTTGTCACCCACTGCGATACCCAGCCCTCATGAGCTGGCAATTATGCCTGAAAATGACTGTGGGGTCTTGGGTCCTGGGGGCAGCTGATGGGCTCATGCAGGCTGCTGCTACCCTGAGTTTTCCATTTTGCGATGCACATGAGATCAATCATTTCTTCTGTGAGGCCCCTACTCTGGTGGGTTTAGCTTGTGCCGACACGTTTGTCTTTGAGTATGTGATGTACGTATGCTGTGTGTTAATGCTCCTGGtcccattttctctcattctgatTTCCTATAGTCTCATCCTTGCTGCAGTTCTCCAGATGCATTCTAGAGAAGCCCGCAAAAAGCCTTTTGCCACCTGCTCCTCACATCTTTCTGTGGTGGGACTCTTTTATGGAGCTGCAATTTTTACCTATATGCAACCCAAATCCTACAGGTCAGCTCACCATGATAAAGTAGTGTCAGTGTTCTATACTATCTTCACCCCTGTACTCAATCCCCTCATCTACAGTCTGAGAAACAGTGAAGTCAAGGGTGCCTTGAGAAAGTGTATGGGTCAGTGTTCTGCCTTAAGTCAGGGTTAA